In Clostridia bacterium, the following are encoded in one genomic region:
- a CDS encoding cellobiose phosphorylase — MRGEFTFPSADGISYLYFPLANEAGMMCSITPTLHGDIKAGQHAYLMPPASAEDLHESRWARNFWVYVDGYGPWSASGNSARQVAMGFSCAKEDVTVDAGFLWHRVTRASREALISAEITNFVPVGADRVELMLVKVTNTGAHPRKITPTAAIPMYCRSADNIRDHRHVTSLLNRARTTRYGVTVTPTMSFDERGHRPNRLTYAVLGADEDGAPPVGTYPALLDFVGEGGNLEWPRAVVENADDWLPAGANVDGYEAAGALRFEKAVLRPGESRSYVIAMAISEDNVDGLAEKYCSAKAFEEQLAECCAHWERKVGGIAFHGRDPQFDAWMRWVTLQPMLRRIYGCSFLPHHDYGKGGRGWRDLWQDCLAVLLLEPEPARELLLSGLAGVRIDGSNATIIGHDPGEFVADRNGIPRVWMDHGAWPYLAVRMYIDLTGDIEFLLSEQRYFRDGLLDRAQRRDERWNPAEPPVLRRADGAEYLGSVLEHLLVPHLVQFFNVGEHNSIRLEGADWNDALDMASDRGESVAFTAMYGWNLEGLAELIDALAACKGSCEAGLGESSCPGRNGAMESGIRAGLELEIAEELTPLIDTAGGHLTDYDSVPDKRAVLGEYFASCSGMVSGRKRRVPAADLGADLRRKARWIKEHIRQEEWIEAGDGSGWFNGYYDNAGNSLEGADAGAGAGDVAVGGDVMTLTGQVFTVMGGAARDEQVRKIISAVRKRLADPANGGIRLNTNTICPRPDMGRCFSFAYGHKENGAMFSHMAVMYANALYKRGFASEGRDVVQSVYKLCRDAGASRMYPGIPEYIDARGRGVYHYLTGSASWLLITMISEAYGVRGAMGDLLFCPRLLADEFDSSGCAGVQCVHADRRLWIEYHNQHHKQYGEYRVTAVTVDGAELSFKLTSRGALAPRSAIEALDSQCEHRIRVELG; from the coding sequence ATGAGAGGCGAGTTCACGTTTCCGAGTGCAGACGGCATCAGCTACCTGTACTTCCCGCTTGCCAACGAAGCGGGGATGATGTGCTCTATCACGCCCACGCTTCACGGCGATATCAAGGCCGGGCAACATGCTTACCTGATGCCTCCTGCGAGCGCGGAGGATCTCCACGAGTCGCGCTGGGCGAGGAATTTCTGGGTGTATGTCGATGGGTATGGCCCGTGGTCTGCCTCGGGGAATTCCGCCCGGCAGGTCGCCATGGGGTTCTCTTGCGCCAAAGAGGATGTCACGGTTGATGCAGGGTTCCTGTGGCACCGGGTGACCCGGGCCTCCCGCGAGGCCCTCATCTCGGCGGAGATCACGAACTTCGTCCCGGTGGGCGCCGACCGGGTTGAGCTAATGCTGGTGAAGGTGACAAATACGGGCGCGCATCCACGGAAGATCACCCCAACCGCTGCAATACCCATGTATTGTCGGTCTGCCGATAATATCAGGGACCATCGGCACGTGACATCGCTTCTTAACCGGGCTCGCACTACCCGGTACGGAGTCACGGTTACACCGACGATGTCTTTCGACGAACGTGGGCATAGGCCCAATCGCCTGACATATGCGGTGCTCGGAGCTGATGAAGACGGCGCGCCGCCCGTGGGAACCTATCCTGCGCTCCTCGATTTCGTGGGAGAGGGTGGAAACCTTGAATGGCCCAGAGCGGTGGTGGAAAATGCCGACGACTGGCTGCCCGCCGGGGCCAATGTGGATGGCTATGAGGCTGCCGGAGCGCTCCGATTCGAAAAGGCCGTGCTCCGGCCAGGGGAAAGCAGATCGTACGTGATTGCCATGGCCATCTCCGAAGACAACGTGGACGGGTTGGCCGAGAAGTACTGCTCTGCGAAGGCGTTCGAAGAGCAGTTGGCGGAGTGTTGCGCCCACTGGGAGCGCAAGGTTGGGGGAATCGCCTTCCACGGGAGAGATCCACAGTTCGATGCGTGGATGAGATGGGTGACGCTTCAACCGATGCTCAGACGGATCTACGGATGCTCGTTCCTTCCGCATCATGACTACGGCAAGGGCGGCAGAGGTTGGCGAGATCTTTGGCAGGATTGCCTTGCTGTTCTTCTTCTGGAGCCCGAGCCCGCCCGGGAACTGCTTCTGTCGGGTCTGGCAGGGGTGAGGATCGATGGCAGCAATGCCACGATAATCGGACACGATCCGGGGGAGTTCGTAGCCGATAGGAACGGTATTCCCAGGGTGTGGATGGACCACGGAGCATGGCCGTATCTAGCTGTGAGGATGTACATCGACCTCACTGGAGATATCGAATTTCTCCTTTCGGAGCAGCGCTACTTCAGAGACGGTCTGCTCGACCGGGCGCAGCGGCGCGATGAACGGTGGAACCCTGCCGAACCGCCTGTTCTCAGGCGGGCCGATGGCGCCGAATACTTGGGGTCGGTCCTGGAGCATCTCCTTGTTCCCCATCTGGTGCAGTTCTTCAACGTGGGTGAGCACAACTCCATCCGCCTGGAGGGCGCCGACTGGAATGATGCGCTCGACATGGCGAGCGACCGCGGGGAAAGCGTGGCATTCACTGCGATGTATGGATGGAACCTCGAGGGGTTGGCTGAGCTGATAGACGCCCTTGCCGCGTGCAAAGGCAGCTGCGAGGCTGGCCTGGGCGAGAGCTCGTGCCCTGGGCGAAACGGCGCAATGGAAAGTGGCATCCGGGCAGGGCTGGAACTGGAGATTGCCGAGGAACTCACTCCCCTCATCGATACTGCTGGCGGTCATCTCACCGACTACGATTCAGTGCCGGACAAGCGCGCTGTGCTCGGCGAGTACTTCGCGTCCTGTTCTGGCATGGTGAGCGGGCGAAAGAGGAGAGTCCCCGCGGCTGATCTTGGGGCCGATCTGCGACGGAAGGCGCGATGGATCAAGGAGCACATCAGGCAGGAGGAGTGGATAGAGGCCGGCGACGGATCTGGCTGGTTCAACGGATACTACGACAATGCTGGGAACTCGCTGGAGGGCGCTGATGCGGGCGCTGGCGCGGGCGATGTTGCTGTTGGTGGCGATGTGATGACCCTAACTGGGCAGGTGTTCACGGTAATGGGAGGCGCGGCCCGTGATGAACAGGTGCGCAAGATCATCAGCGCAGTGCGCAAACGCCTGGCTGATCCGGCCAACGGAGGGATTCGCCTGAACACTAACACTATCTGCCCCCGCCCTGACATGGGCAGGTGCTTTAGTTTCGCATATGGGCACAAGGAGAACGGGGCGATGTTCAGCCACATGGCGGTGATGTACGCGAACGCGCTATACAAGCGCGGGTTTGCCTCCGAGGGACGGGATGTCGTGCAGTCCGTATACAAGCTGTGCCGCGACGCGGGCGCGAGCCGAATGTACCCAGGGATCCCCGAATACATCGATGCGAGAGGGCGTGGGGTGTACCACTACCTTACCGGATCCGCGAGCTGGCTCCTGATCACCATGATATCCGAGGCCTACGGAGTGCGCGGCGCCATGGGCGACTTGCTGTTCTGCCCAAGGCTTCTTGCCGATGAGTTCGATTCATCGGGGTGCGCTGGGGTCCAGTGTGTGCATGCTGATCGGCGACTGTGGATCGAGTACCACAATCAGCATCATAAGCAATATGGCGAATACAGGGTGACTGCAGTGACAGTCGACGGAGCGGAACTATCCTTCAAGCTGACCTCGCGAGGGGCTCTGGCGCCGCGGAGCGCCATCGAAGCCCTGGATTCGCAGTGCGAGCACAGAATCCGCGTGGAGCTTGGGTGA
- a CDS encoding carbohydrate ABC transporter permease, producing the protein MRRRRLEMGGGRVGSARGTECGRSAAGRWLLMVLTRILLYAPLVIATLSSFFPFWYMLVLSTKSRSQIFSSPPPMWFGSSFLENYRSLIAQIPFWRNLWNSVYIAVIGTVITLFLCSLAGYGFAMYRFRGREALFRVMLGTVMIPGWVMIIPSFIMMRKFGWYDTPRALYLPGAASAMGIFLMRQYIASAVPRELMDSARIDGCGEFRMYFQIILPLIRPALGAQGIMSFLGQWNSFVMPLVMLHDRNTFTVPVALRSMQGLASVDYGAVMVGSVMATFPLIVVFAFMSRQFIAGLMQGATKG; encoded by the coding sequence ATGAGGAGACGAAGGTTGGAAATGGGCGGAGGACGGGTTGGGAGCGCGCGAGGAACAGAATGCGGCCGATCCGCTGCAGGTCGATGGCTCCTAATGGTCCTAACCAGGATCCTGCTGTATGCTCCACTGGTGATAGCCACCTTGTCCTCGTTCTTCCCCTTCTGGTACATGCTTGTGCTCTCCACCAAGAGCAGGAGCCAGATATTCTCATCGCCGCCTCCGATGTGGTTCGGGAGTTCATTCCTTGAGAACTACCGCAGCTTGATTGCGCAGATACCATTCTGGAGGAACCTCTGGAACAGTGTATACATCGCAGTGATCGGCACCGTGATCACCCTCTTCCTCTGCTCGCTCGCAGGATATGGTTTCGCGATGTACAGGTTCCGGGGTCGCGAAGCCCTCTTCCGGGTGATGCTTGGAACCGTGATGATCCCGGGTTGGGTCATGATCATTCCTTCGTTCATCATGATGAGGAAGTTCGGGTGGTATGACACCCCCCGTGCTCTGTATCTTCCTGGGGCGGCAAGCGCCATGGGCATCTTCTTGATGCGTCAGTACATAGCCAGTGCTGTTCCGCGTGAACTGATGGACAGTGCCAGGATCGATGGCTGCGGCGAGTTCAGGATGTACTTCCAGATCATCCTCCCGCTGATTCGCCCGGCACTAGGCGCACAGGGGATCATGTCGTTCCTCGGCCAGTGGAACTCATTTGTTATGCCACTGGTAATGCTGCACGATAGAAACACGTTTACAGTGCCAGTTGCCCTCCGCTCCATGCAAGGCCTGGCATCGGTGGACTACGGTGCGGTCATGGTGGGATCAGTAATGGCCACGTTCCCCCTGATAGTGGTGTTTGCGTTCATGTCGAGGCAGTTCATTGCCGGTCTGATGCAGGGAGCAACGAAGGGGTAG
- a CDS encoding sugar ABC transporter permease yields the protein MLRTRAVRSAMWRQKAAPYVFISPFFILFLVFSAFPLLFSLYLGFHSWDGVGPMEWAGIKNFTYLLTDDVFWRAVRNTVVLMFQSAVPQHVFALAFAFILNGGFVRCKDFFKASLFLPYLTSAIAVSLLFKAMFSYRMGLINYGLEALCQWGPAKTLLRMASLLPPVNWLGKAMYVKPAISTLIVWQWTGWNTILYLAGLQAINTEYYDAARVDGATWPQVFFRITLPLLRPMILFAATLSIIGSMQLFTEPMILTTKTGGTTMAGYTVAMNLYQVAFDWRYFGSAAAISWVLFMMIFAFSLVNFRLMRGDREEGGL from the coding sequence ATGTTGAGGACAAGAGCTGTCCGCTCGGCCATGTGGCGCCAGAAGGCCGCTCCTTATGTATTCATCTCGCCCTTTTTCATCTTGTTCCTGGTGTTCTCCGCGTTCCCCCTTCTGTTTTCGCTGTACTTGGGCTTCCACTCCTGGGATGGCGTAGGACCGATGGAGTGGGCTGGCATCAAGAACTTTACTTACCTTCTCACTGACGACGTCTTCTGGCGAGCTGTGAGGAACACCGTGGTTCTCATGTTCCAATCGGCCGTGCCTCAGCACGTGTTCGCCTTGGCATTCGCGTTTATTCTTAACGGCGGATTCGTGCGCTGCAAGGACTTCTTCAAGGCCAGTCTGTTCCTGCCCTATCTCACGTCTGCCATCGCCGTGTCACTTCTTTTCAAAGCCATGTTCAGCTACAGGATGGGCCTGATCAACTACGGGCTTGAGGCCTTATGCCAGTGGGGGCCAGCGAAGACGCTGCTTAGGATGGCATCCCTGCTCCCCCCGGTGAACTGGCTTGGGAAGGCAATGTACGTTAAACCCGCCATATCCACTCTCATCGTCTGGCAGTGGACTGGTTGGAACACCATCCTTTACCTGGCGGGCCTGCAGGCGATAAACACCGAGTACTACGACGCGGCTCGTGTGGACGGCGCTACATGGCCGCAGGTATTCTTCAGAATCACCCTTCCGCTTCTGCGCCCGATGATACTGTTCGCAGCTACGCTTTCGATCATCGGGAGCATGCAGTTGTTCACTGAGCCTATGATCCTGACTACGAAGACGGGCGGGACGACCATGGCAGGCTACACCGTGGCCATGAACCTATACCAGGTGGCCTTCGACTGGAGATACTTCGGATCGGCAGCTGCGATTTCGTGGGTGTTGTTCATGATGATCTTCGCATTCTCACTGGTCAACTTCAGGCTAATGAGGGGCGATAGGGAGGAGGGCGGGCTATGA
- a CDS encoding extracellular solute-binding protein, giving the protein MKKSILWAAAILCLVLMSSAALGAAKEKIVVGVFPDLDTAYKALLDKFSVKYPDIEVEIKSLGYADHHDNLVTTIAAGSGAPDVAAVEIGYIAKFVTSGGLVDLLQKPYEAGRYKSNVAPYAWAQSTADDGRLVAMPVDIAPGCAYYRRDIFAQFNTKIEEIKTLDDLYNFGKKVTRDTNGDGKVDRWLIPDAGDIATMIIKTGPYFDGNGKCLVDAERFKLAFTWAKKFRDAGLDAQVGAWTNEWYTCFQEGLIAYQPSGAWLGGHLQNWMAPQTKGKWGVAAFPALKAGEKNLLVGWGGSFLAIPQQSKHKDAAWKFIEFIAANADAQMSSFKTTNAFPAWMPAWTGDYFNEKIEFLAGQQARILWVDIAKRIPEIETNKFDIVASDLVSTALVSVLNEGKDIDLALKEAKAQIEKRTAR; this is encoded by the coding sequence TTGAAGAAGAGCATTCTCTGGGCAGCCGCCATTCTGTGCCTCGTCTTGATGTCCTCTGCGGCGCTAGGAGCCGCCAAGGAGAAGATCGTCGTAGGAGTATTCCCTGACCTCGACACTGCCTACAAGGCCTTGCTCGACAAATTCAGCGTCAAGTATCCCGACATCGAGGTGGAGATCAAGTCCCTCGGTTACGCAGACCACCACGATAATCTGGTCACCACCATAGCGGCAGGGTCTGGCGCCCCAGACGTGGCTGCGGTCGAGATCGGGTACATAGCGAAGTTCGTCACCAGCGGCGGCCTTGTGGATCTGCTGCAGAAGCCGTACGAAGCGGGACGTTACAAGAGTAATGTGGCCCCCTACGCTTGGGCCCAGAGCACTGCCGATGATGGCAGGCTTGTTGCGATGCCTGTTGACATCGCTCCTGGGTGCGCCTACTACAGGCGCGATATCTTCGCGCAGTTCAACACCAAGATCGAGGAGATCAAGACCCTCGATGACCTCTACAACTTCGGCAAGAAAGTGACTCGCGACACTAATGGCGACGGCAAGGTGGATCGCTGGCTCATCCCCGATGCTGGCGACATAGCTACAATGATCATAAAGACCGGCCCATACTTCGACGGGAACGGCAAGTGCCTGGTCGACGCCGAGCGCTTCAAGCTCGCGTTCACGTGGGCGAAGAAGTTCAGAGACGCTGGCCTGGACGCTCAGGTTGGGGCGTGGACCAATGAGTGGTACACCTGCTTCCAGGAGGGCCTGATTGCCTACCAGCCCAGCGGCGCCTGGCTCGGAGGGCATCTCCAGAACTGGATGGCGCCTCAGACCAAGGGCAAGTGGGGAGTAGCCGCATTCCCAGCACTCAAGGCAGGCGAGAAGAACCTCCTAGTGGGTTGGGGAGGCAGCTTCCTCGCGATTCCGCAGCAGAGCAAGCATAAGGATGCCGCCTGGAAGTTCATCGAGTTCATCGCCGCCAATGCCGATGCCCAGATGAGTTCGTTCAAGACCACCAACGCATTCCCTGCCTGGATGCCGGCGTGGACAGGCGACTACTTCAACGAGAAGATCGAATTCCTTGCCGGTCAGCAGGCGAGGATCCTGTGGGTCGACATAGCGAAGCGGATACCCGAGATTGAGACCAATAAGTTCGATATCGTTGCTTCGGACCTGGTGAGCACCGCCCTGGTGTCAGTTCTCAACGAAGGCAAGGATATCGACCTTGCTCTCAAGGAAGCAAAGGCTCAGATAGAAAAGAGGACTGCCAGGTAA
- a CDS encoding LacI family DNA-binding transcriptional regulator, translating into MPTISDVAKTAGVSKATVSRVLNGLPVSHDTQAKVTRAIKKLEYHPNAQARGLTLRRSDLVGVLVPEFNSPFYAPILDGIESALSDRGYQMVVCCVGQNITRSVSYVHLLRERRIDGGLVLTPRSADAEAITKLAEDGFPIVLIDGAIGAEVSSVVVDSFSGGVQAARRLVSLGHRRIAMIAGPDSLCESSERVRGYVSVMQEAGLDPEVVSSCGYSLDCGREGALALLSISPRPTAVFCASDMMAIGAMELFSERGLTVPGDIAVIGFDDIRDARLVRPRLTTVSQPMAEMGEMGATKLLRLISGEERNPVRLVLRTELIVRESCGQGLAVAGNGSSCTA; encoded by the coding sequence TTGCCCACTATCTCAGACGTTGCGAAAACGGCCGGGGTTTCGAAGGCTACTGTGTCGCGTGTTCTGAACGGGCTTCCGGTGAGCCACGATACGCAGGCCAAAGTGACCAGGGCCATAAAGAAGCTGGAATACCATCCGAATGCCCAGGCCAGGGGCCTGACCTTGCGCCGCAGCGACCTCGTGGGGGTGCTGGTGCCCGAATTCAACTCTCCATTCTACGCTCCGATTCTCGATGGGATCGAATCGGCCTTGTCGGATCGCGGTTACCAGATGGTGGTGTGCTGTGTAGGGCAGAACATCACCAGAAGCGTCAGCTACGTCCACTTGCTGCGGGAGCGGAGGATCGATGGCGGCCTCGTGCTCACTCCTCGCAGCGCTGATGCGGAGGCCATCACGAAGCTTGCGGAGGACGGGTTCCCCATAGTCCTGATCGATGGGGCCATCGGCGCTGAGGTTAGCTCGGTGGTGGTTGACAGCTTCAGCGGAGGAGTGCAGGCGGCGCGGCGCCTGGTGTCGCTTGGCCACCGTCGAATCGCCATGATCGCGGGGCCGGATAGCCTGTGTGAGAGCAGTGAACGTGTGCGTGGGTATGTTTCCGTCATGCAGGAAGCTGGGCTTGACCCGGAGGTGGTGAGCTCGTGTGGCTATTCGCTCGACTGCGGCCGAGAGGGCGCGCTTGCGCTTCTTTCGATCTCGCCCAGGCCAACTGCGGTGTTCTGCGCAAGTGACATGATGGCTATCGGCGCCATGGAGCTCTTTTCCGAGCGGGGCCTTACGGTTCCAGGCGACATCGCCGTGATCGGATTCGACGATATCAGAGATGCGCGCCTGGTAAGGCCGCGCCTTACCACAGTCAGTCAGCCCATGGCTGAGATGGGGGAGATGGGTGCAACCAAGCTTCTCAGGCTCATCTCTGGAGAGGAGAGGAACCCAGTCCGCCTGGTGCTTCGAACGGAACTCATTGTTCGCGAATCGTGCGGGCAAGGGCTTGCTGTGGCGGGCAATGGATCTTCTTGTACAGCGTAA